The region CCCTATTCAAATGTATATGACAAATTGTTAATTAATATAAAAGATGAAAAATTTAAATCAATGAATATTGCAATGTTAGAGATTGCTGAAAGTGTAGTTTTGAAATTAGATAAAGTCTCTTTTAAATAAAGAAGAGGAAAACCTCTTCTTTTATTTAAAATCTGTATCTTACATAAGCTTTTATATCTTGTGCAGTTTCAACTGGGTCACTTCCCATTAATCTTGATTGTGCCATTGTCATAGGTGTACCTTCAGCACCAAAGAATGAGTTACTTCCAGTATAGTCATAATCAATTCTTACATAACTTAACCCAAACTCAAGAGAATCAGTTATTTTTTGATTTCTATAAATCTCCCAAGCTGTACCTCTTGCAGCTATTTTACTTCCTGCATAAGTGTCCTCACCATAAGTCATTGATCTCCAGTATTTAGACCCTTTGTTCCATTCTATACCAATTCTTGCAGTATCAGGACTAATAGGACAAGGTGCATTTATTCCAATCCAAAAAGAACTACCAGTTTGAGATTCTGTTGAACCTAACATACCAAGTGCAGTTGGAGTAGTTCTTGACATAGCATAAGAAGCAAAGAATTTAGTATCATCTAAATAATCAGAAATCTCATCACCAATACCTTCCGCTTTGAACATAATTGTTGCTAAATCTATATCTCCCACATCATTAAATTGAAGTAAAGATTGTGCATTCATCATATCTGAAGGAGTTGCTGCACCTGCCATAGCTCCTTGATATGCACCAAGTTGTGGATTTGTATAACCAATTAGGTTCCAAGCATGGGCATAGTTTGTATGAACTGAATATTGACCATTATCCCATGGTACAAAAATAAATCCAAACATATCTACATTTTCATTTAAGCTTTCATCTTCTGCATAATCAAGTCCATCCATTGAGAATCTTTGTTTAGCATTTGTTAAACCTCTACCAGCACAGAATTTAAACCACATACCTTCTACACCAGTGATTTTATCAAGATCAAATTTAGCACTTGCTCCATCAAATTCTACATTAACTGTATGAGATAAAGGAGATTTTCTAGGTTGGTTTGCTCTCATATTAATACCAAGTCCATCAGTAGATGGTCTTCTACCTACAGAAACAGTCCATGGAACATTTGAACCTAATAGAGTTTTATCTTTATATAACCAATAAGCTTCTTTAACTTTAAGCTCATTATCTAAAGCATTTTCATTTGTAACCCAGTCAAAATCAGCATAACCTGGATTTGTATTTGATTGGCTATGATTTGCTGTATCCCCAAAAGCTTTATTATATGATAATAAACCTCTAAAAAGTGTATTTTCATCTGGTTGATAAGCCATACCTAATAAAAGTCTGTTTGTCATTAGGTTGCTGTTTTTAGCTTTTGCTCCTGATGCTTTTTTATATTGGATATTGTCAACTTGAGTTCTAAAATCAACATCCCATTTTAAATTGTCTCCACCACTTTGGATTTTTGCTTTTGTTGCAGTGTTTCCAATTATGTCAACTTTTTTCTCTAATTTCTTAAATCTTGCATCACTAATAGCAACATCACCTTTCATCATTTTTTCTAATGATTCTTTATTTGCTTTTGAAGTGTTTTCTGTAGCTCCTAATTTATTTTCTAAAGCAGAAATTTGAGCTTTTAGAGCTTCTATTTGTTTCATCATATCTTCTTGAGATATGTTTGCAGCGAAACTTGATGTGGATAACGCAGTAATGGCACTTAGTGCAACAATTGTTTTTTTCATTTTCTATCCTTAATGTGTAAGTTTAAATGTATTATATACTTTGTAAGTTTAAGCTAATATTAAGTATGAATAATCATTCATTATAATAAATAGAACTTATACTTATAATAATTATAATGCGAAGTTTTTTGTTTAATAGACATTAAAAAAGGGAAAATAGGATAATCCCATTTTCCCTTGATTTAATTTATAAAAATTTATATTAGCAAGATGGAACATTTCCTGAATCATTTGCATATTCATATGAGAAATCATAAATGTGAGGTACCCATTTATCTTTAATATCACCCTCTTTAACTTCTGGACAAATTTTCATTAATTCTTCTTTGAATTTACCATCTGCGTTAATAGCTTCCCATTCT is a window of Halarcobacter sp. DNA encoding:
- a CDS encoding DUF3373 family protein; amino-acid sequence: MKKTIVALSAITALSTSSFAANISQEDMMKQIEALKAQISALENKLGATENTSKANKESLEKMMKGDVAISDARFKKLEKKVDIIGNTATKAKIQSGGDNLKWDVDFRTQVDNIQYKKASGAKAKNSNLMTNRLLLGMAYQPDENTLFRGLLSYNKAFGDTANHSQSNTNPGYADFDWVTNENALDNELKVKEAYWLYKDKTLLGSNVPWTVSVGRRPSTDGLGINMRANQPRKSPLSHTVNVEFDGASAKFDLDKITGVEGMWFKFCAGRGLTNAKQRFSMDGLDYAEDESLNENVDMFGFIFVPWDNGQYSVHTNYAHAWNLIGYTNPQLGAYQGAMAGAATPSDMMNAQSLLQFNDVGDIDLATIMFKAEGIGDEISDYLDDTKFFASYAMSRTTPTALGMLGSTESQTGSSFWIGINAPCPISPDTARIGIEWNKGSKYWRSMTYGEDTYAGSKIAARGTAWEIYRNQKITDSLEFGLSYVRIDYDYTGSNSFFGAEGTPMTMAQSRLMGSDPVETAQDIKAYVRYRF